One window from the genome of Ciconia boyciana chromosome 8, ASM3463844v1, whole genome shotgun sequence encodes:
- the DIS3L gene encoding DIS3-like exonuclease 1, whose amino-acid sequence MPMLRTEKVLQLRGQQGRSVRVVREHYLRPDVPCRSALCRAACPRDGKLLSDDVTHYVVPDCKVVQDYLEILEFPEMKGIIFMQTACQAVQYQKGRRQYNKLRNLVKDARHDCTVFANEFHQHSYLPREKGESMEKWQTRSIYNAAVWYYNHCLGQMPVVMVTEDEDAIRQYGNETEGVFVISFKNYLDNFWPDLKAAHELFDSILQARRERETESQENNGKEYPEHLPVEILEAGIKSGRYIQGTLNVNKHRAQLEAFVRLQGFGSKETELQSDILIYGARARNRAIHGDVVAVELLPLHEWKGRTVALCENETEDKAPADTTGDPMPTGKVVGIIQKNWRDYVVTFPSKEESQSQGRNAQKILVTPWDYRIPKIRISTQQAEALQEYRVVVRIDSWESTSVYPNGHFVRVLGRIGDLEGEIAAILVENSICVAPFSEVQMSEMPMSSSKNPWKVNPEEEKNRLDLRDTHLIFSIDPKGCEDVDDALSVRTLPNGNLELGVHIADVTHFVAANSYTDVEARARATTYYLADRRYDMLPSVLSADICSLLSGVDRYAVSVLWELEKESYEMLRVCYNKTIIRSAYKLVYEAAQGLLDGDTSVVGDILELKNLDEGTRQKKLDELVWAISKLTDIARHVRAKRDSCGALELEGVEIRVQLDDKNKIHDLMPKQPLEVHETVAECMILANHWVAKKISEYFPHQALLRQHPPPRQEFFTELRECASAKGFSIDTRSNKALAESLDKANDPLDPIVNKLLRSMATHAMSNALYFSTGSCPEEEFHHYGLALDKYTHFTSPIRRYADIVVHRLLMAATLKETKGDVKGYIFSNKDLEELCRHINNRNRAAQHAQKQSTELFQCMYFKDKTPETDERCIADGVIYSIRTNGVLVFVPRYGIKGAAYMKNKEGLVISCQGARSCGWQPGSLHRFQNKITSTTTTGESVTLSLFDHITVKILVQTSRCHADTIKLEIIRNTPYQTSDTEVSQKNFHVVKSDLVKEVSQSAEEAQRTQEKARVEVIDEDYQEYCQTKGASLYQLLEEIRDLALLDVSADIRT is encoded by the exons ATGGCAAATTGTTATCGGATGATGTTACACATTATGTTGTCCCTGACTGCAAGGTTGTTCAAGATTACCTTGAGATTCTCGAGTTTCCGGAGATGAAAGGTattattttcatgcaaacaGCATGTCAAGCTGTGCAATATCAAAAAGGACGCAG ACAGTACAACAAGTTAAGAAATCTAGTAAAGGATGCCCGTCATGACTGTACTGTGTTTGCTAATGAATTCCACCAGCATTCTTATTTGCccagagagaagggagaatCCATGGAGAAATGGCAGACCAG GAGTATTTACAATGCAGCAGTCTGGTATTATAATCACTGCTTGGGTCAGATGCCAGTTGTTATGGTAACAGAAGATGAAGATGCTATCAGGCAGTACGGGAATGAAACAGAAGGAGTGTTTGTGATTTCCTTCAAG AATTACTTGGATAACTTTTGGCCTGACTTAAAGGCTGCCCATGAACTCTTTGACTCTATACTTCAAGCTCGGCGTGAACGGGAGACTGAAAGCCaagaaaacaatggaaaagaaTATCCTGAGCACTTACCTGTGGAAATATTGGAAGCTGGGATCAAATCTGGAAGATATATACAG ggTACGCTGAATGTCAATAAGCATAGAGCACAACTGGAAGCTTTTGTTCGACTTCAGGGATTTGGCAGCAAAGAAACAG aacTTCAAAGTGACATCCTTATTTATGGGGCCAGAGCTCGAAATCGTGCAATCCATGGTGATGTGGTAGCTGTTGAATTACTCCCTTTGCATGAATGGAAAGGAAGGACTGTTGCCCTTTGTGAAAATGAGACTGAGGATAAAGCACCTGCAGACACCACTGGTGACCCTATGCCCACAG GTAAAGTTGTTGGAATCATTCAAAAGAACTGGAGGGATTATGTGGTCACTTTCCCCTCTAAAGAAGAGAGCCAGTCCCAGGGCAGAAATGCTCAGAAAATCCTTGTTACACCTTGGGACTACCGAATTCCCAAAATCCGGATCAGTACCCAGCAAGCTGAAGCATTACAG GAGTACAGAGTTGTTGTGCGTATTGATTCTTGGGAATCAACTTCTGTATATCCAAATGGACACTTCGTGAGAGTTCTAGGAAGAATTGGAGATCTCGAGGGGGAAATTGCAGCTATTCTGGTGGAGAACAGCATTTGTGTTGCCCCTTTCTCAGAAGTCCAG ATGAGTGAAATGCCCATGAGTTCCTCAAAGAATCCATGGAAGGTGAatccagaggaggaaaaaaaccgTCTTGACTTGAGAGATACACACTTGATATTCAGCATTGACCCAAAAGGCTGCGAGGATGTGGATGACGCACTCTCCGTTAGAACTCTGCCTAATGGGAATCTAGAGTTAGGTGTCCACATTGCAGATGTAACCCATTTTGTGGCAGCAAATTCTTACACTGATGTTGAGGCCAGAGCaag GGCAACAACTTATTATTTAGCGGATCGTCGTTATGACATGCTGCCCTCCGTCTTGAGTGCTGACATATGCTCTCTTCTTAGTGGAGTTGATAG GTATGCTGTAAGTGTCTTGTGGGAACTAGAAAAAGAATCGTACGAAATGCTGCGAGTCTGCTACAACAAAACCATCATTCGATCTGCATACAAGCTAGTTTACGAAGCAGCACAGGGATTATTAGATGGAGACACAAGTGTTGTTGGTGATATCCTGGAACTGAAAAACTTGGATGAAGGAACTAGACAGAAGAAGCTGGATGAACTGGTTTGGGCAATATCAAAACTCACAGATATAGCACGACATGTTAGAGCTAAGCGGGACAGCTGTGGTGCTCTGGAACTAGAAGGGGTAGAAATCCGAGTACAACTGGATGATAAAAATAAGATCCATGATCTCATGCCTAAGCAGCCGCTGGAGGTGCATGAGACTGTGGCGGAATGTATGATTCTTGCCAACCACTGGGTGGCAAAAAAGATCTCAGAATATTTTCCTCATCAAGCTTTGTTGCGTCAACACCCTCCGCCGCGACAGGAATTTTTTACTGAACTTCGAGAATGTGCCAGTGCCAAAGGTTTCTCAATAGACACACG GTCTAACAAAGCACTGGCCGAGTCCCTGGATAAAGCAAATGACCCACTGGATCCAATTGTAAATAAACTGTTGCGATCTATGGCCACTCACGCAATGTCTAATGCATTGTACTTCTCAACCGGCTCTTGTCCCGAGGAAGAGTTTCATCATTACG GGCTTGCCTTAGATAAGTACACTCATTTCACTTCTCCAATTAGAAGATATGCTGATATCGTTGTCCACAGACTCTTGATGGCAGCGACTCTGAAGGAAACTAAAGGAGATGTTAAGGGTTATATATTCAGTAATAAAGATCTTGAGGAATTGTGCAGACACATTAATAACAGAAACCGG GCAGCCCAGCATGCTCAGAAACAGTCTACTGAACTCTTCCAGTGCATGTACTTCAAAGACAAAACCCCAGAAACAGATGAGCGCTGCATAGCAGATGGTGTTATTTACTCAATTCGAACAAatggtgtgctggtttttgtACCAAG ATATGGAATCAAAGGTGCTGCatatatgaaaaacaaagagggCTTAGTCATCTCTTGCCAAGGTGCTAGGAGCTGTGGGTGGCAGCCTGGATCACTTCATcgctttcagaataaaattacttcCACTACAACTACTGGAGAATCAGTTACATTAAGCCTTTTTGATCATATTACA GTGAAAATACTTGTACAGACCTCCCGCTGCCATGCTGACACAATCAAACTTGAAATAATCAGGAACACACCATACCAGACTTCAGACACAGAGGTGTCCCAGAAGAATTTTCATGTAGTGAAATCTGACTTAGTGAAAGAAGTCAGTCAGTCTGCAGAAGAAGCCCAGCGCAcccaagaaaaagcaagagttGAAGTAATTGATGAAGACTATCAGGAGTACTGCCAGACCAAGGGAGCAAGCTTAtaccagctgctggaggagattAGGGATTTGGCACTATTAGATGTTTCAGCTGATATTAGAACTTGA